From a region of the Cytobacillus sp. IB215665 genome:
- a CDS encoding amino acid deaminase/aldolase, protein MNYQYYKDTLQHIQKPFAYIDLDLLDDNITQILKASNEKKIRLGSKSIRSVPIMKRILENNEQFQGIMCFTANEAIFLANHGFNDVLIAYPVVDETYLTAIAKQIKQGSLITLMVDSVEHVKLIDQIGANDNVVIPICIDVDMSVDFPRFRFGVYRSPLQSAKHVDDIAHVIKQCQFVKLDGIMGYEAQIAGVGDAVAGKSAKNFIVRKLKSHSIQAISERRTEVVKSVEALGFSLRFVNGGGTGSLSSTCKEHVVTEVTVGSGFFSPSLFDYYQDFQYKPAAGYALEIVRTPKDRYYTCLGGGYIASGAVGDDKIPKPYLPFGARLHTLEGAGEVQTPVFYEGSESLSLGDPIFFRHAKSGELCERFSCLYGVSQGEIVGEYATYRGEGQCFL, encoded by the coding sequence ATGAATTATCAATATTATAAGGACACTTTACAACATATACAAAAACCATTTGCTTATATTGATTTGGATTTACTTGATGATAATATCACACAAATTTTAAAGGCCAGTAACGAAAAAAAAATACGCTTAGGCAGTAAATCAATAAGAAGTGTACCGATAATGAAACGAATTCTTGAAAATAATGAACAGTTTCAAGGCATAATGTGCTTTACTGCTAATGAGGCAATTTTCTTAGCTAATCATGGTTTTAATGATGTGTTAATTGCTTACCCTGTTGTAGATGAGACATATTTAACAGCAATTGCAAAACAGATTAAGCAAGGCTCTTTAATCACGTTAATGGTTGATTCTGTAGAACATGTTAAGCTAATTGATCAAATTGGTGCAAATGATAACGTGGTGATCCCCATTTGTATTGATGTAGATATGTCCGTGGATTTTCCACGCTTTCGATTCGGCGTATATCGCTCACCTTTGCAATCTGCTAAACATGTTGATGACATTGCACACGTAATAAAACAGTGCCAATTTGTTAAACTAGACGGCATCATGGGCTACGAAGCGCAGATTGCTGGTGTAGGTGATGCTGTAGCAGGAAAATCAGCAAAAAACTTTATCGTAAGAAAGCTAAAAAGTCATTCGATTCAAGCGATTAGTGAAAGAAGAACAGAGGTTGTTAAAAGCGTTGAAGCTCTTGGTTTTTCATTGAGGTTCGTTAACGGAGGAGGTACAGGGAGCCTGTCATCAACTTGTAAAGAGCACGTTGTTACAGAAGTAACAGTAGGTTCCGGATTTTTTTCGCCGAGCTTGTTTGATTATTATCAAGATTTCCAATATAAACCTGCTGCAGGATATGCGTTAGAGATTGTTAGAACACCAAAAGATCGGTATTATACATGTCTTGGTGGTGGGTATATAGCTTCAGGTGCAGTTGGAGATGATAAAATACCTAAGCCTTATTTGCCATTTGGTGCTCGCTTGCATACCTTGGAAGGGGCGGGAGAAGTTCAAACGCCAGTTTTCTATGAGGGCTCAGAATCTTTATCCTTAGGTGATCCGATATTTTTCCGCCATGCCAAAAGTGGTGAACTATGTGAGAGATTTTCATGTTTGTATGGTGTTTCACAAGGTGAAATCGTGGGAGAATATGCAACCTATCGAGGTGAGGGGCAATGCTTTTTGTAG
- a CDS encoding 5'-nucleotidase, lipoprotein e(P4) family has product MCSKMYLIRIGFISALCFTVITGCGTPNTNEETGENAAGEETTQEQNETNEEAPQASTVNIPAENIMSTLWHQTSGERNALYYQGYNIGKMMLDQNLTENIEKKRAIVLDLDETVLDNDPYQAYAAVNGVEYPEGWDDWINSASAELLPGALEFLQYADEKGVDIYYISNRKEEQKEATIKNMELHGIPQSTEDRILLKTEESSKKARRDQVLADHEIILLFGDNLADFADVFDKKTVPERNSSVDDLKADFGSKFIVFPNPMYGDWEGAVYDFNWDLTPEEKDEKRKKAMKPFERAS; this is encoded by the coding sequence ATGTGTTCAAAAATGTATTTGATTCGTATCGGGTTCATTAGTGCATTATGCTTCACAGTTATTACAGGCTGCGGCACACCTAATACTAATGAAGAGACCGGTGAAAATGCAGCTGGAGAAGAAACAACTCAAGAACAAAATGAAACAAATGAAGAAGCACCGCAAGCTTCAACGGTCAATATCCCTGCTGAAAATATTATGTCTACTCTATGGCATCAAACGTCTGGAGAACGAAATGCTTTATATTATCAAGGATATAATATTGGCAAAATGATGCTTGATCAAAATTTGACAGAGAATATTGAAAAGAAGAGAGCAATCGTTTTAGACCTTGATGAAACTGTTCTAGACAATGACCCGTACCAAGCTTATGCAGCTGTAAATGGCGTTGAATATCCTGAAGGATGGGACGATTGGATTAACTCGGCTAGTGCAGAGCTATTACCTGGTGCACTTGAATTTCTACAATATGCTGACGAAAAAGGTGTTGATATTTACTACATTTCAAACCGTAAAGAAGAACAAAAAGAAGCTACGATTAAAAATATGGAGTTACATGGAATTCCTCAAAGTACTGAAGACCGTATTTTGTTGAAAACAGAAGAATCCAGTAAAAAAGCAAGAAGGGATCAAGTTCTGGCGGATCATGAAATCATTCTTCTCTTCGGAGATAATTTAGCAGATTTTGCTGACGTTTTTGATAAAAAGACTGTTCCAGAGCGTAACTCGTCGGTAGATGATTTAAAGGCTGATTTTGGTTCTAAATTCATAGTATTTCCTAATCCAATGTATGGCGATTGGGAAGGAGCTGTTTATGATTTCAACTGGGATTTAACGCCTGAGGAGAAAGATGAAAAAAGGAAAAAGGCTATGAAACCATTCGAACGAGCAAGTTAA
- a CDS encoding nitroreductase family protein, protein MTTTNVDLSTVINDRHSIRIYDPSVKIDKNELNDMIQEAAKAPSAWNLQHWKFLVIDDPDIQNTLLPIAFNQQQVVDASAVIAILGDLEANKNAERVYSEAVAAGFMTEEAKSTLIGQINGAYQSPEAALHSAILNPSLAAMQLMLIAKARGYDTCSMAGYDSAQFIKTFNIPSRYVPVMLLTIGKKAKDAHATNRFPVEDITLYNKF, encoded by the coding sequence ATGACTACAACCAATGTTGATTTATCAACTGTAATTAATGACAGACACTCTATCCGGATTTATGACCCTTCAGTAAAAATTGATAAAAATGAGCTTAACGACATGATTCAGGAAGCAGCAAAAGCTCCTTCCGCATGGAATCTTCAGCATTGGAAATTTTTAGTTATTGATGATCCAGACATACAAAACACCTTATTGCCGATTGCCTTCAATCAGCAACAAGTCGTTGATGCGTCAGCAGTCATTGCCATTTTGGGTGACCTTGAAGCAAATAAAAATGCTGAACGAGTTTACAGTGAAGCAGTTGCAGCTGGATTTATGACAGAAGAAGCAAAGTCCACATTAATTGGACAAATAAATGGAGCATACCAATCTCCAGAAGCGGCTCTTCATTCTGCCATACTTAACCCTTCACTTGCTGCTATGCAACTCATGCTCATAGCAAAAGCACGAGGTTATGACACTTGCTCTATGGCGGGCTACGATAGCGCACAGTTCATCAAAACATTTAACATTCCTTCACGGTACGTACCAGTCATGTTACTAACGATAGGAAAAAAAGCGAAAGATGCCCATGCAACAAATCGTTTTCCTGTAGAAGATATAACTCTTTATAACAAGTTTTAA
- a CDS encoding HD domain-containing protein, protein MIIHDRIYGNFEIEGVLKELILSPPVQRLKKVHQGGACYLMNEKWNITRYDHSIGVMLLIRRLGGCLEEQIAGLLHDVSHTAFSHVVDYVFENANEDFHEQIFDKIIEQSDIPTILSNYGHYYKEILFPMEQWSILEQPLPDLCADRIDYTLRDMHSYFDISKDEINKFLNSLIVKEEKICVKSLQSAEWFTETYYKEVIDFFMSPENVYSNNLLSKAIKISLQHKLITPDDLLDNDYTLLSKLTNSNNAEVLAILQQINSNVKLELNDTSYDIHGKHKARLIDPAVVINDSINKASELSTWVAQLNDHAARKFREGVFIKIV, encoded by the coding sequence ATGATTATTCATGATAGAATTTATGGAAACTTCGAAATTGAAGGTGTATTAAAAGAGCTCATTCTATCTCCTCCTGTTCAAAGACTTAAGAAGGTTCATCAAGGTGGAGCATGTTATTTAATGAATGAGAAATGGAACATAACCCGCTACGATCATTCTATTGGTGTGATGTTGCTAATAAGAAGACTTGGTGGCTGTCTCGAAGAACAAATTGCCGGACTATTACACGATGTATCACACACAGCTTTTTCTCATGTTGTCGATTACGTATTCGAAAATGCGAATGAAGATTTTCATGAGCAAATATTTGACAAGATTATTGAGCAGTCTGATATCCCTACCATCCTCTCAAACTATGGGCATTACTATAAAGAGATACTCTTCCCCATGGAACAATGGTCAATTTTAGAACAGCCTTTACCAGATCTATGTGCCGATAGAATTGATTATACACTTCGAGATATGCATAGTTATTTTGATATTTCAAAGGATGAAATAAACAAATTTTTGAATTCACTAATTGTAAAAGAAGAGAAAATCTGTGTAAAATCACTTCAAAGTGCCGAATGGTTTACTGAAACATACTATAAAGAGGTCATTGATTTTTTCATGAGTCCAGAAAATGTTTATAGCAACAACCTTTTAAGCAAAGCTATAAAAATCTCCTTACAACATAAATTAATAACACCAGATGATTTGTTAGACAATGATTACACCCTATTGAGTAAACTAACCAACAGTAATAATGCTGAAGTACTGGCAATCTTGCAACAAATCAATAGCAATGTGAAGCTAGAGCTAAATGATACCAGTTACGATATTCATGGAAAACATAAAGCAAGACTCATTGATCCAGCAGTTGTTATAAACGATTCTATTAACAAAGCATCGGAACTCTCCACATGGGTAGCACAGCTTAATGACCACGCAGCTCGCAAGTTTCGTGAAGGCGTGTTTATAAAAATCGTATAG
- a CDS encoding TIGR00341 family protein: protein MEERISDADEFGHVNEVKKLKRILSVNDRNRIIKSIRKEARPDTYYYVMVVLSCSVATYGLLSNSTAVIIGAMLIAPLMNPILGSALALINGNNKLLRVTMKAEFIGASIAIILSALLTLLLPVSDLTPEILARTEPTLIDLIIALASGAAGTYAICYRSGATLPGVAIATALMPPLCVVGITIAKQEFQYAAGALLLFLANMVAIIVIGIIIFKIAGFTNPTLSNYLNISVNEERKTLFSKLVTNNIIYPFTLLVLICIPLIIFMANSIEADRTEKTIRNALEEGLTVLSPESKIVSVEFSKEENEYTINTELNTERVIYPEDIRKLENSLEYKLASPVKLEADVTLVQKVSNESSTNAFQSLFPEPEEKIVEVIETGTPEEVIEQVVSEKLLLFEDTALEDFMFQYQRGTGAYLVELTIDGGSILDDQFKKTIESVLESKLKRKVMVVLRYNEPVIDEEQEVEESVKEDPEVKEEETEESVSEDQTNDAS, encoded by the coding sequence ATGGAAGAAAGAATCAGCGATGCCGATGAATTTGGGCACGTAAATGAGGTAAAGAAGCTTAAACGTATACTATCTGTAAATGATAGAAATCGGATTATTAAAAGTATAAGGAAAGAAGCTAGACCAGATACGTATTATTACGTCATGGTTGTTTTGTCATGTTCAGTAGCAACATACGGTTTATTATCAAATAGTACCGCGGTAATTATAGGTGCCATGTTAATAGCGCCACTGATGAACCCGATTCTAGGTAGTGCACTTGCATTGATTAACGGGAATAACAAACTATTGCGGGTGACGATGAAAGCAGAGTTTATCGGGGCGTCAATTGCTATCATCTTGTCAGCACTATTAACTTTACTACTACCAGTTTCAGATTTAACACCAGAAATTCTTGCTAGAACAGAGCCTACATTAATTGATTTAATTATTGCTTTAGCTTCCGGGGCCGCAGGGACATATGCGATATGTTATAGATCAGGTGCTACATTACCTGGGGTGGCGATAGCTACCGCGCTAATGCCCCCATTATGTGTAGTTGGAATTACGATTGCCAAGCAAGAATTTCAATACGCTGCAGGTGCATTACTATTATTTCTTGCAAATATGGTAGCAATTATCGTGATAGGGATTATTATTTTTAAAATTGCTGGATTTACCAATCCGACGCTATCAAATTATTTAAACATATCCGTTAACGAAGAACGCAAAACATTGTTTAGTAAACTAGTAACGAACAATATCATTTATCCATTTACATTGCTCGTTTTAATTTGTATTCCATTGATCATATTTATGGCGAATTCTATAGAGGCGGATAGGACAGAGAAAACAATTAGGAACGCACTTGAAGAAGGGTTAACTGTTCTCTCACCTGAATCAAAAATTGTGTCCGTTGAATTTAGCAAAGAGGAAAATGAATATACAATTAATACAGAACTAAATACTGAGAGAGTCATCTATCCAGAGGATATTCGCAAGCTTGAGAATAGTTTGGAATATAAGTTAGCTTCACCTGTAAAGTTGGAAGCAGATGTGACACTCGTTCAAAAAGTAAGTAACGAGAGTTCCACTAATGCTTTTCAGTCGTTATTCCCGGAACCTGAAGAAAAAATTGTTGAAGTCATCGAAACAGGTACACCTGAAGAAGTTATCGAACAAGTAGTATCAGAAAAACTGCTATTATTCGAAGATACCGCACTTGAAGATTTTATGTTTCAGTATCAGCGTGGGACAGGGGCTTATTTAGTTGAACTTACTATTGACGGGGGTTCCATATTAGATGATCAATTTAAGAAAACGATTGAAAGTGTCTTAGAAAGTAAGCTCAAACGAAAGGTCATGGTCGTTTTGCGGTATAACGAGCCGGTAATTGATGAAGAGCAAGAAGTGGAGGAGAGTGTAAAAGAGGATCCAGAAGTGAAGGAAGAAGAAACTGAAGAGTCTGTTTCAGAAGATCAAACAAATGATGCATCGTAA
- a CDS encoding ABC transporter ATP-binding protein, with protein MEQAPIIEVQKLVKRYGDFTAVNGVEFNVYKGEVFGLLGPNGAGKTTTMEMLVGLRKPDDGTATIASFDIKKEMKKVKNVIGVQLQSTSLFELLKVEEILELYASFYSTNVSIPALIDEMILTEKKNDRVKALSGGQKQRLAIALALIHDPQILFLDEPTTGLDPQARRTLWDIILKLKERGKSIMLSTHYMDEAHILCDRIAIMDRGHLIALDTPPNLVKNLQSDSAVEFRLQGGNGTDFSNIDGVKQVGQRENVYVLYTDHLQNTLTSLIETASNEHLELIDLQTRTATLEDVFIHMTGRSLREE; from the coding sequence ATGGAACAAGCACCAATTATTGAAGTTCAAAAACTTGTGAAAAGGTATGGGGATTTCACCGCTGTCAACGGCGTGGAGTTCAATGTTTATAAAGGTGAAGTATTCGGCTTATTAGGGCCGAATGGTGCAGGTAAAACAACAACGATGGAGATGTTAGTTGGCCTACGTAAACCAGATGATGGCACTGCAACAATTGCAAGTTTTGATATAAAAAAAGAAATGAAAAAGGTTAAAAATGTTATCGGTGTTCAACTACAATCTACTTCATTATTTGAGTTACTTAAAGTTGAGGAGATTTTAGAGCTATATGCAAGTTTTTACTCTACTAACGTCTCAATCCCAGCATTAATAGACGAGATGATTTTGACTGAAAAGAAAAATGATCGAGTTAAAGCTCTGTCTGGTGGACAAAAGCAACGTCTAGCAATCGCGCTAGCATTAATTCATGATCCGCAAATTTTATTCCTTGATGAGCCCACAACAGGATTAGATCCACAAGCAAGAAGAACCTTATGGGACATTATTCTTAAATTAAAAGAAAGAGGTAAATCCATTATGCTGTCTACCCATTATATGGATGAAGCTCATATCTTATGTGATCGCATTGCTATCATGGATCGAGGTCATTTAATCGCATTAGATACTCCTCCAAACTTAGTAAAGAATCTTCAATCAGATAGTGCCGTTGAATTTCGACTACAAGGTGGAAATGGCACAGATTTCTCAAACATAGATGGCGTCAAACAAGTTGGTCAACGAGAAAATGTATATGTCCTATATACAGACCATTTACAAAACACGTTAACTAGCCTCATCGAAACAGCTTCAAATGAGCATCTTGAATTAATAGACTTACAAACGAGAACCGCCACATTAGAAGATGTGTTTATACATATGACAGGAAGGAGTTTGAGAGAGGAATGA
- a CDS encoding ABC transporter permease, with protein MKAYWQLTLAQLRIFARNRQVLFWTLFFPVFLMLMLGSFLGSGNSISLSLAIIDEEKSEQSREFIAVFENNETIQLEQDITEEDALDLLKKGDFQLVVIIPEGFSESMTEVNEDEPVFQIPVYYNETNFAVSQIGLTLVDSVVDGISKQMVDYHPVVVTESQGVEALDLQYIDFLVPGIVAMMIMSNNMNGVAGQISAWRERGILRRMQGTTLKASTFIAAQITARLLLNGLQAMIVLLIGNIVFDVQVSGSWLNLTLFVILGTLAFMAIGFIIAGIAKTPESAAPIAGFLSFPMLFLGGVFFPINNMPDFLQPVVKLLPISHLSTALREIMNVGASLTTMWLEAIILIGWLIGAFIVASFTFKWE; from the coding sequence ATGAAAGCGTATTGGCAATTAACTTTAGCTCAACTTCGCATATTTGCACGTAATCGGCAAGTATTATTTTGGACATTATTTTTCCCTGTATTTCTCATGCTGATGCTTGGCTCATTCCTCGGATCAGGCAATAGCATCTCTCTTTCATTAGCTATTATAGATGAAGAGAAATCGGAGCAGAGTCGCGAATTTATTGCGGTTTTTGAAAACAATGAAACGATTCAATTAGAGCAAGACATCACCGAAGAAGACGCTTTAGATTTATTAAAAAAAGGTGATTTTCAGCTTGTAGTCATTATTCCTGAAGGTTTTTCTGAAAGTATGACCGAAGTAAATGAAGATGAACCTGTATTTCAGATCCCAGTATATTATAATGAAACAAATTTTGCAGTTTCTCAAATTGGCTTAACACTTGTTGATAGTGTAGTTGATGGAATTAGTAAGCAAATGGTTGACTATCATCCTGTCGTAGTGACAGAATCACAAGGTGTTGAAGCCTTAGATCTACAATATATTGATTTTCTTGTACCAGGAATCGTAGCAATGATGATTATGAGTAACAACATGAACGGTGTTGCAGGACAAATTTCAGCGTGGAGAGAGCGAGGCATTTTACGTAGAATGCAAGGCACAACACTTAAGGCTTCTACTTTTATTGCTGCACAAATAACTGCAAGGTTATTACTTAATGGCTTACAAGCAATGATTGTTTTGCTCATTGGAAATATCGTTTTTGATGTTCAAGTAAGTGGCTCATGGCTTAACCTCACCTTATTTGTCATTTTAGGGACGTTAGCATTTATGGCTATTGGCTTTATTATTGCCGGAATTGCCAAAACACCAGAAAGTGCAGCTCCGATTGCAGGCTTTCTATCATTCCCTATGCTATTTTTAGGAGGCGTATTTTTCCCAATTAACAATATGCCTGACTTTTTACAGCCTGTTGTTAAATTGCTTCCTATTTCACATCTGAGCACAGCTTTACGTGAAATTATGAATGTAGGTGCGTCACTTACAACTATGTGGCTAGAAGCGATCATCTTGATCGGTTGGCTAATAGGTGCATTTATCGTGGCAAGCTTCACGTTTAAGTGGGAATAA
- a CDS encoding MBL fold metallo-hydrolase — translation MKKVLTHFEHQGVKIVQSTVSFMNVKLKSYLYFVDGLLIDTGPSSIENVLKSHIKTIPFTQVVHTHHHEDHTGLSKWIQDHYDVPMYVHESGIDDCTHVKPIPLYRRLFWGNRKPFTPQAIPPIIETEKYKFEVIHTPGHAHDHVVLFNKDTGWLFSGDLYLMSRPKSMFAFESVPVLIESMKKILTYDFTTMFCSHAGMLEDGRNKIAIKLAYLEDIQHKVLTLHAKGLSPKEIQKQLFPKRTPLNYFSLFENSSSHIVQSILNEEKLLG, via the coding sequence ATGAAAAAGGTGCTAACTCATTTTGAACATCAAGGAGTAAAAATAGTCCAATCCACTGTATCTTTTATGAACGTCAAGCTAAAAAGCTATTTATACTTTGTTGATGGACTGTTAATTGATACTGGTCCTAGCAGCATTGAGAATGTACTAAAATCACATATAAAAACGATACCTTTTACACAAGTTGTTCATACTCATCATCATGAAGATCATACAGGGTTATCGAAATGGATACAAGATCATTATGATGTGCCGATGTATGTTCACGAATCAGGTATAGATGACTGCACGCACGTAAAACCTATACCGTTGTATAGAAGGTTGTTTTGGGGGAATAGGAAGCCTTTTACACCTCAAGCAATCCCTCCAATAATTGAAACAGAGAAATATAAATTTGAAGTCATTCATACCCCAGGCCATGCTCACGATCATGTTGTCTTATTTAACAAGGATACTGGTTGGTTATTTAGTGGCGATCTTTACTTAATGTCACGACCAAAATCCATGTTTGCGTTTGAATCTGTTCCTGTATTAATCGAATCTATGAAAAAAATATTAACGTACGATTTTACAACAATGTTTTGCTCACATGCAGGTATGCTTGAGGATGGTAGAAATAAAATTGCAATAAAGTTAGCCTATTTGGAAGATATTCAACATAAAGTACTTACACTTCACGCAAAAGGGTTATCTCCAAAAGAAATTCAAAAACAGCTTTTTCCGAAAAGAACTCCTCTTAATTATTTTTCCTTATTTGAAAATTCATCATCGCATATCGTACAGTCAATTCTTAATGAAGAGAAGTTGTTAGGCTAA
- a CDS encoding TerC family protein — MIEFFQEIFNSYASFFSLEAIKQVVSDPTNWTIIGSLIILEGILSADNALVLAVMVKHLPEKQKKKALFYGILGAYVFRFLAIGLGVILIKITWVKILGGAYLLWLAISHFIKKHNEKKVKNKKMGFWRTVLAVELMDIAFSIDSVIAAFGVSSEIWVIFIGGMLGVLMMRGIAQVFLALIERIPELETAAFVLIAIIGLKMLAAATLGIHVEEGLFFGILLAVFGVTFIIHYVRRSGKQADVRSNTEGTELGE, encoded by the coding sequence ATGATAGAATTTTTTCAAGAAATATTTAATAGCTATGCATCATTTTTTTCACTAGAAGCAATTAAACAAGTCGTATCAGACCCTACTAATTGGACTATTATCGGTAGTTTAATTATTTTAGAAGGTATTTTATCGGCTGATAATGCGTTAGTTTTAGCGGTTATGGTTAAACACCTTCCTGAAAAACAAAAGAAGAAAGCTTTATTCTATGGTATTCTTGGTGCATATGTGTTCCGCTTCCTTGCGATTGGCTTAGGTGTCATTTTAATTAAAATTACGTGGGTAAAAATTCTCGGTGGAGCATATTTGCTTTGGCTTGCGATTTCTCACTTTATTAAGAAGCATAACGAAAAAAAAGTGAAAAACAAGAAAATGGGCTTTTGGAGAACAGTGCTTGCTGTGGAGCTCATGGACATCGCTTTTAGTATTGATAGTGTTATAGCTGCTTTTGGTGTCTCGAGTGAGATTTGGGTTATTTTTATCGGTGGTATGTTAGGCGTATTAATGATGCGTGGTATTGCTCAAGTATTTTTAGCGCTTATAGAGCGTATACCTGAGCTTGAAACAGCTGCATTTGTATTAATTGCCATTATCGGTCTAAAAATGCTCGCTGCTGCCACTTTAGGCATCCATGTCGAGGAAGGACTGTTTTTTGGAATTTTATTAGCGGTATTCGGTGTTACCTTCATTATTCATTATGTTAGAAGAAGTGGTAAACAGGCTGACGTAAGAAGTAATACTGAAGGAACTGAACTAGGGGAATAA